Part of the Rana temporaria chromosome 11, aRanTem1.1, whole genome shotgun sequence genome, cacactactacactactttcatcctactttgctctgtgttcaatgtttccctatgagagcgtcttgtagcgtcctacacaagttggtccgactttgaaaatgcttcctgtactacttttggtcctacattgatcctacttcaggcccattgaatatcattgaagtcggaccaaagtagtatcctgttcatgaaagtaggatggatgtaggaccaatgtaggatcaatgtaggaccaatgtagcagagcaaagtagaatgaaagtagtgtagtagtgtgaacccagcctcagaaaTTAGATAAGCCGTCAgtgcatcaggtgtgatcaattttcaatgatttgcaccatagcttgtagattcTATAACTTGCACACAGATCAAATAATATACacgtatttaaattatttttaccaaaaatatgtagcagtataaattttggcccatatttataaaaaaaaatacttatttgctaaattgtatcatagaaactaaaaaaagtgttgttttttcaaaatgttcgctttTTTTCTGCTTATGTCGCAAAAAtatgaagggggtataagtgccctgtattgaagtggttaaaggcgcaGCAAGAcgtaaaatgctaaaaaaaatccaaatgtgTGTGGATGTCATCTTTTTTAATCTCCTGTGAGCTTTTAGTATAAGTTTAAATACCTTTGTTTGATAACTTTGTCCACCATTTTTGACTGCTGCCAATTTTATATTTAACAGTAGAGAGCAAATCCCAGTTTCATAACAGTAAGGCCCcaaacacacgaccgaacatgtctgctgaaacttgcccgcggaccagtttcagcagacatgttcggtcgtgtgtacggccgaccggacaggtttccagcggacatttctccagccgaccgttttccagcggacaaatgtttcttagcatgctaagaaacatgtccgctggaagcctgtccgtcggacatgttcggtcgtctgtacagactcaccgtacatgtccgctcggccgccatccctcgcatgcgtcgaagtgatacgacgcatgcgtggaagcattgaccttccagggccgcgcacgtcgccgcgtaatcgtcgcggcgacggcgcggccacgtcactgcatatcgtgtacgcgcggatttctgtctgatggtgtgtacaaccatcagacagaaatctccgggcggacatgtccgctgaaaacggtccggcggaccgatttcagcggacagtccgtccgtgtgtacgaggcctcaaaaacAGAGACATAAATGCAGGTGTAATGATTGGAAACCTCAAGAAATGATAACCAAATAGGTCATTTAAACAATAGCTTTCACCACAAAACGAATTGAGGTCAGTATAACCTTTAATATCTCATTTGAATAGACTTCAATTGGACAGATATTAAGGGAACATTCACACAATGGACACAAATTATAAATAAGAACTCCAATATCAGATAGGCATTAATAATTAACTATAGAAGCAATACCTGTTAGTGTTGTTTTGCTTTCAGTTGTTGAGGCGAAAGAGCTCAATCCAGTTTTTAGTTCTTCAGTGGTGGCTAAAGTTTTTAAGGTTTTGGTCATCTTAGACATTGTGGTGTAGAAGGGAAACCTGGTTGTGTTGAAAGAAGATGTGGTTGAAGGGATTGAATAAGCAGTAATGGTGGTCCGAGTTTGAGTTCTTAATGTTGTATAGTCTGGTTGAGGCAATGAAACAAAGGTTGTTAATGCTGTGGTAGGTGTAGTTCTTATTTTGTGTGTAGAAGAGCTTAAGGTTAGAGTTGAAGGTGGTGACTCAGTGTAAGTATACACTGTAGTAGCAGGAGTAGTTCTTTTTCTGGGTGACGATGAGCCTGTATACATTTCTGTGGTGGCAGTAGTTGTTTCTCTTGGGGAAGATGAGCTTAACGGTACAGTCGAAGGAAGTGAAGAAGTTTCAGCAAAAGAATGCACTGTAGTCATTGTTTTTCTGGGTGAAGATGAGATTAATGGGACAGTCATAGGTGATGGAAGTGTTTCTGCATGTGTATGCACTGGTGTGGCAGGAGTGGTTGATTTTATGGGTGAAGACAAGCCTAATGGGACAGTTGTAGGTAATGGAGATGTTTCAGCAGAAGTAGTAGTTTCTTTGGGTGAAGTTGAGCTTAATGAGACAGTCGTAGGTGGTGGAAATGTGTCAAAATATATATGCACTGGTGTGGCAGAAGTGGTTGTTTTTATGGGTGAAAATGATCTTAACGGGACAGTTGTAGGTAATGGAGATGTTTCAGCATAAGTGTGCACTGTTGTGGGATAAGTAGTTGTTTTTCTGGGTGAAGATGAGCTTAATAAGAAAGTTGTAGGTAGTGAAGATGTTTCACCATAAGTATGCACTGTTGTAGCAGCGGTAGTTGTTTTTCTGGTTGAAGAAGAGCTGAATGGGACAGTTGTGGGTGGTGGAGATGCTTTAGCATAAGTGTGCACTGTTGTGGCTGAAGTAGTAGTTTCTCTGGGTGGAGTTGAGCTTAACGAGACAGTGGTAGGTGGTGGAAATGTGTCAAAATATATATGCACTGGTGTGGCAGAAGTGGTTGTTTTTATGGGTGAAGACGAGCTGATTGGGACAGTTGGAGTCATTGGAAAAGTTTCAGAGTAAGTATGCACAGCTGTAGAGGGAGCAGTTATGTTTTCAGGTGAAGATGAACTTTTAAGAACAGTGGAAGACTGTGGATATTTGTCAAGTCCTGTTTGTCCGGCAATAGTTGTTTTACTAGGCAAAGAGGAGCTTAATGAGACTGTCATTAGTGGACTTGTTTTGAAATAAGTATGCACTGTTGTGAAAGAAgtcgtttttgtttgttttgctgaAGATGAGCTTAACAGGACTGTTGTGGCAGAAGTAGTTGTTTTTCTGGGTGAAGGTGAGATTAATGGGACAGTCATAGGTGATGGAATTGTTTCAGAATATGTGTGCACTGGTGTGGCAGGAGTGGTTGTTTTTATGAGTGTAGACAAGCTTAATGGGACAGTTGTAGGTAATGGAGATGTTTCAGCATAAGTGTGCACTGTTGTGGCAGAAGTAGTAGTTTCTTTGGGTGGAGTTGAGCTTAATGAGACAGTCATAGGTGGTGGAAGTGTGTCAAAATATATATGCACTGGTGTGGCAGAAGTGGTTGTTTTTCTGGGTGAAGACGAGCTTAATAAGACAGTTGTGGGTAGTGAAGATGTTTCACCATAAGTATGCACTGTTGTAGCAGTGGTAGTTGTTTTTCTGGTTGAAGAAGAGCTTAATGGGAAAGTCGTAGATGGTGGAAAGGTTATAGAGTAAGAAGGCACTGTTGTGTAGGCTGAACTTGATTTGACAAACATAGGTGGGAAAAATGTATAATCAGCATAAGTAGGTAATCCTGTGGAAAGAGCTGTTATTTGTCTGGGTGAAGATGAGATTAATGGGAAAGTAGTAGGTAGTGGAGAGGTTATAGAGTGAGAAGGCACAGTTGTGGAGGGAGTCATTTTTTTACTAGGTGAGGAGGATGAGTGGAATGGAAAAGTCATAGGCAGTGAAGATGTTTcagtataaaaatgcactgttgagACAGAAGTAGTTGGTTTTCTGGGTGTAGATGAGCTGAATGGGACAGTTGTGGGTGGTGGGGATGTTTTAGCATAAGTGTGCACTGTTGTGGCAGAAGTAGTTGTTTTTCTGGGTGAAGGTGAGATTAATGGGACAGTCATAGGTGATGGAATTGTTTCAGCATATGTGTGCACTGGTGTGGCAGGAGTGGTTGTTTTTACGGGTGTAGATGAGCTGAACGGGACAGTAGTAGGTGGTGGAGATGTTTCAGCATAAGTGTGCACTGTTGTGGCAGAAGTAATAGTTTCTCTGGGTGGAGGTGAGCTTAATGAGACAGTTGTAGGTGGTGGAAAAGTAGTAGTAGGTAGTGGAGAGGTTATAGAGTGAGAAGGCACTGTTGTGTAGGCTGAACTTGATTTGACAAACATAGGTGGGAAAAATGTATAATCAGCATAAGTAGGTAATCCTGTGGAAAGAGCTGTTATTTGTCTGGGTGAAGATGAGATTAATGGGAAAGTAGTAGGTAGTGGAGAGGTTATAGAGTGAGAAGGCACAGTTGTGGAGGGAGTCATTTTTTTACTAGGTGAGGAGGATGAGTGGAATGGAAAAGTCATAGGCAGTGAAGATGTTTcagtataaaaatgcactgttgagACAGAAGTAGTTGGTTTTCTGGGTGTAGATGAGCTGAATGGGACAGTTGTGGGTGGTGGGGATGTTTTAGCATACGTGTGCACTGTTGTGGCAGAAGTAGTTGTTTTTCTGGGTGAAGGTGAGATTAATGGGACAGTCATAGGTGATGGAATTGTTTCAGCATATGTGTGCACTGGTGTTGCAGGAGTGGTTGTTTTTCTGGGTGTAGATGAGCTGAATGGGACAGTTGTGGGTGGTGAAGATGTTTTAGCATAAGTGTGCACTGTTGTGGCAGAAGTAGTTGTTATTCTGGGTAAAGGTGAGATTAATGGGACAGTCATAGGTGATGGAATTGTTTCAGTATATGTGTGCACTGGTGTGGCAGGAGTGGTTGTTTTTATGGGTGTAGATGAGCTGAACGGGACAGTAGTAGGTGGTGGAGATGTTTCAGCATAAGTGTGCACTGTTGTGGCAGAAGTAATAGTTTCTCTGGGTGGAGTTGAGCTTAATGAGACAGTTGTAGGTGGTGGAAAAGTAGTAGTAGGTAGTGTAGAGGTTATAGAGTGAGAAGGCACTGTTGTGTAGGCTGAACTTGATTTGACAAACATAGGTGGGAAAAATGTATAATCAGCATAAGTAGGTAATCCTGTGGAAAGAGCTGTTATTTGTCTGGGTGAAGATGAGATTAATGGGAAAGTAGTAGGTAGTGGAGAGGTTATAGAGTGAGAAGGCACAGTTGTGGAGGGAGTCATTTTTTTACTAGGTGAGGAGGATGAGTGGAATGGAAAAGTCATAGGCAGTGAAGATGTTTcagtataaaaatgcactgttgagACAGAAGTAGTTGGTTTTCTGGGTGTAGATGAGCTGAATGGGACAGTTGTGGGTGGTGGGGATGTTTTAGCATAAGTGTGCACTGTTGTGGCAGAAGTAGTAGTTTCTTTGGGTGGAGTTGAGCTTAATGAGACAGTCCTAGGTGGTGGAAATGTGTCAGAATATATATGCACTGGTGTTGCAGGAGTGGTTGTTTTTCTGGGTGTAGATGAGCTGAATGGGACAGTTGTGGGTGGTGTAGATGTTTTAGCATAAGTGTGCACTGTTGTGGCTGAAGTAGTAGTTTCTCTGGGTGGAGTTGAGCTTAACGAGACAGT contains:
- the LOC120916767 gene encoding mucin-2-like codes for the protein MTVSLSSSLPSKTTIAGQTGLDKYPQSSTVLKSSSSPENITAPSTAVHTYSETSPLPTTVPLRSSSPIKTTTSATPVHIYFDTFPPPTTVSLSSTPPRETTTSATTVHTYAKTSTPPTTVPFSSSTPRKTTTPATPVHIYSDTFPPPRTVSLSSTPPKETTTSATTVHTYAKTSPPPTTVPFSSSTPRKPTTSVSTVHFYTETSSLPMTFPFHSSSSPSKKMTPSTTVPSHSITSPLPTTFPLISSSPRQITALSTGLPTYADYTFFPPMFVKSSSAYTTVPSHSITSTLPTTTFPPPTTVSLSSTPPRETITSATTVHTYAETSPPPTTVPFSSSTPIKTTTPATPVHTYTETIPSPMTVPLISPLPRITTTSATTVHTYAKTSSPPTTVPFSSSTPRKTTTPATPVHTYAETIPSPMTVPLISPSPRKTTTSATTVHTYAKTSPPPTTVPFSSSTPRKPTTSVSTVHFYTETSSLPMTFPFHSSSSPSKKMTPSTTVPSHSITSPLPTTFPLISSSPRQITALSTGLPTYADYTFFPPMFVKSSSAYTTVPSHSITSPLPTTTFPPPTTVSLSSPPPRETITSATTVHTYAETSPPPTTVPFSSSTPVKTTTPATPVHTYAETIPSPMTVPLISPSPRKTTTSATTVHTYAKTSPPPTTVPFSSSTPRKPTTSVSTVHFYTETSSLPMTFPFHSSSSPSKKMTPSTTVPSHSITSPLPTTFPLISSSPRQITALSTGLPTYADYTFFPPMFVKSSSAYTTVPSYSITFPPSTTFPLSSSSTRKTTTTATTVHTYGETSSLPTTVLLSSSSPRKTTTSATPVHIYFDTLPPPMTVSLSSTPPKETTTSATTVHTYAETSPLPTTVPLSLSTLIKTTTPATPVHTYSETIPSPMTVPLISPSPRKTTTSATTVLLSSSSAKQTKTTSFTTVHTYFKTSPLMTVSLSSSLPSKTTIAGQTGLDKYPQSSTVLKSSSSPENITAPSTAVHTYSETFPMTPTVPISSSSPIKTTTSATPVHIYFDTFPPPTTVSLSSTPPRETTTSATTVHTYAKASPPPTTVPFSSSSTRKTTTAATTVHTYGETSSLPTTFLLSSSSPRKTTTYPTTVHTYAETSPLPTTVPLRSFSPIKTTTSATPVHIYFDTFPPPTTVSLSSTSPKETTTSAETSPLPTTVPLGLSSPIKSTTPATPVHTHAETLPSPMTVPLISSSPRKTMTTVHSFAETSSLPSTVPLSSSSPRETTTATTEMYTGSSSPRKRTTPATTVYTYTESPPSTLTLSSSTHKIRTTPTTALTTFVSLPQPDYTTLRTQTRTTITAYSIPSTTSSFNTTRFPFYTTMSKMTKTLKTLATTEELKTGLSSFASTTESKTTLTVECYPKAYNITITVGECSTPEMISMNYCVGHCTTYSKFSLEYQKMMRTCSCCQETETSTKTIELSCLYGETQSYTYTHVEDCACVICQDENI